In one Pseudomonas purpurea genomic region, the following are encoded:
- a CDS encoding aminopeptidase P family protein, producing MSTQPSTNGMVPQRLAQTRERMSREGIHALLVPSADPHLSEYLPGYWQGRQWLSGFHGSVGTLIVTRDFAGVWADSRYWEQATKELKGSGIELVKLQPGQPGPLEWLAEQTPEGGVVAVDGAVMAVASARTLGSKLEERGARLRTDIDVLDDVWKDRPSLPDQPIYPHLPPQATVSRGEKLAKLRETLKARGADWHFIATLDDIAWLFNLRGGDVSFNPVFVSFALISQQQATLFVALSKVNAQLRATLEQDGVTLRDYSEVAAALAAIPNGASLQIDPARVTAGLLDNVGSGVKRVEGLNPTTLAKSQKSLADAEHIRQAMEQDGAALCEFFAWLETALGRERVTELTIDEHLTAARTRRPGYVSLSFNTIAAFNANGAMPHYHATEEEHAVIEGDGLLLIDSGGQYLGGTTDITRMVPVGTPTAEQKRDCTRVLKGVIALSRAQFPKGILSPLLDAIARAPIWAESVDYGHGTGHGVGYFLNVHEGPQVIAYQAAAAPQTAMQPGMITSIEPGTYRPGRWGVRIENLVLNREAGSSEFGEFLKFETLTLCPIDTRCLEPSLLTQDEREWFNGYHAEVRARLSPLLEGAALEWLHTRTAAI from the coding sequence ATGAGTACGCAGCCTTCGACCAATGGAATGGTCCCCCAGCGCCTGGCGCAAACCCGTGAACGGATGAGCCGCGAAGGCATTCATGCCTTGTTGGTGCCATCGGCCGACCCGCACCTGTCGGAATACCTGCCGGGTTACTGGCAAGGGCGTCAATGGCTGTCGGGTTTTCACGGTTCGGTCGGCACGTTGATCGTGACCCGGGATTTCGCCGGTGTCTGGGCTGACAGTCGTTACTGGGAACAGGCAACCAAGGAACTCAAAGGCAGCGGTATCGAACTGGTCAAGCTGCAACCTGGGCAGCCCGGCCCACTGGAGTGGCTGGCCGAGCAAACGCCGGAAGGTGGCGTGGTCGCGGTTGATGGCGCGGTAATGGCGGTGGCCTCGGCTCGGACCCTGGGCAGCAAGTTGGAGGAACGTGGCGCACGCCTGCGGACCGACATCGATGTGTTGGATGACGTCTGGAAGGACCGCCCAAGCCTGCCGGATCAACCGATTTACCCGCACTTGCCGCCGCAAGCCACCGTCAGCCGTGGCGAGAAACTGGCCAAGCTGCGCGAAACGCTCAAGGCACGTGGCGCCGATTGGCACTTCATCGCAACCCTGGACGACATCGCCTGGCTGTTCAATCTGCGTGGTGGCGATGTCTCGTTCAACCCGGTGTTCGTCTCATTTGCCCTGATCAGTCAGCAACAGGCCACGTTGTTCGTTGCGCTGAGCAAGGTTAATGCGCAGCTGCGTGCGACGCTTGAGCAGGACGGCGTGACCTTGCGCGACTACAGCGAAGTCGCCGCTGCACTGGCTGCCATACCCAACGGCGCGAGCCTGCAAATCGACCCGGCGCGCGTTACGGCCGGTTTGCTCGATAACGTGGGAAGCGGGGTGAAACGGGTTGAAGGCTTGAACCCGACCACCCTGGCCAAGTCGCAGAAAAGCCTGGCCGACGCCGAACACATTCGTCAGGCCATGGAGCAGGACGGCGCCGCGTTGTGCGAGTTCTTCGCCTGGCTGGAAACGGCCCTGGGTCGTGAACGTGTCACCGAACTGACCATTGACGAACACCTGACGGCTGCGCGGACTCGTCGCCCAGGTTATGTTTCGCTGAGCTTCAATACCATCGCCGCGTTCAACGCCAACGGGGCGATGCCGCACTATCACGCCACTGAAGAAGAGCATGCGGTCATCGAAGGCGACGGTCTGCTGCTGATCGACTCCGGTGGTCAGTACCTGGGCGGTACGACCGATATCACGCGGATGGTGCCGGTGGGCACGCCGACTGCAGAGCAGAAGCGTGACTGCACGCGGGTGCTCAAGGGTGTGATTGCGCTGTCGCGGGCGCAGTTTCCGAAGGGCATTCTGTCGCCTTTGCTGGATGCCATCGCACGGGCACCGATTTGGGCAGAAAGCGTCGATTATGGTCATGGCACCGGTCACGGTGTGGGGTATTTCCTGAACGTCCACGAAGGCCCGCAGGTCATTGCCTATCAGGCAGCAGCTGCGCCGCAAACCGCCATGCAGCCGGGGATGATCACCTCCATCGAGCCCGGCACTTATCGCCCGGGGCGCTGGGGTGTGCGGATCGAGAACCTGGTGTTGAACCGCGAGGCGGGCAGTAGCGAGTTTGGCGAGTTCCTCAAGTTTGAAACCTTGACGCTGTGCCCGATCGATACCCGCTGCCTCGAACCGTCGTTGCTGACCCAGGACGAACGTGAGTGGTTCAACGGTTATCACGCCGAGGTGCGTGCACGGCTGAGTCCACTGCTTGAGGGCGCGGCGCTTGAGTGGTTGCACACCCGAACTGCCGCTATCTGA
- a CDS encoding thiamine pyrophosphate-binding protein has protein sequence MSQAAVTPSPLSRFWHKWRFHLNILLLLIPLGFMPKYFADAALFRGDSGLGEREIGEIQVGPWSLRLAELRNEAPRRDGPAGHMKSFNAALCEACIGQVKATYLRIGKPRSLRAAGVIFFGTPYRMGATLPIPEKTKDDAELWITMEGWDGAMHQAAIPLSSASPATLAWLHKQGGKP, from the coding sequence ATGAGCCAGGCCGCCGTCACACCTTCGCCGCTAAGCCGCTTTTGGCATAAATGGCGCTTCCACCTGAACATTCTGTTGCTGCTGATTCCGCTGGGGTTCATGCCCAAGTATTTCGCCGACGCCGCGCTGTTCCGTGGCGACAGCGGCCTGGGCGAGCGGGAGATCGGCGAGATTCAGGTCGGCCCCTGGAGCCTGCGCCTGGCCGAGTTACGTAACGAAGCACCGCGCCGCGACGGCCCGGCCGGCCACATGAAAAGCTTCAACGCCGCGCTGTGCGAGGCCTGCATCGGCCAGGTCAAGGCCACGTACCTGCGCATCGGCAAACCCCGCAGCCTGCGCGCCGCCGGGGTGATTTTCTTCGGCACGCCGTATCGCATGGGCGCCACCCTGCCGATTCCGGAAAAGACCAAGGACGACGCCGAACTGTGGATCACCATGGAAGGCTGGGACGGCGCCATGCATCAGGCCGCCATTCCCCTGAGCAGCGCATCCCCCGCCACCCTCGCCTGGCTGCATAAACAAGGAGGCAAACCATGA
- a CDS encoding SDR family oxidoreductase produces MTTATHNNKVVLVVGAGDATGGAIAKRFAQEGFIACVTRRSADKLQPLVDAIKASGGQAHGFACDARKEEEVEALVEQIESQIGPIEAFVFNIGANVPCSILEETARKYFKIWEMACFSGFLNAREVAKRMAIRQRGTILFTGATAGMRGAAGFAAFAGAKHGIRALAQSMARELGPMNIHVAHVVVDGAIDTDFIRDNFPEKYAQKDQDGILNPAHIAENYWYLHSQPRDAWTFELDLRPWSERW; encoded by the coding sequence ATGACCACAGCTACTCATAACAACAAAGTCGTGCTGGTTGTCGGCGCAGGCGATGCCACTGGCGGGGCCATCGCCAAGCGTTTTGCTCAAGAAGGTTTCATTGCCTGCGTCACACGCCGTAGCGCAGACAAGCTCCAGCCACTGGTAGACGCGATCAAGGCATCCGGTGGGCAAGCCCATGGTTTCGCCTGTGATGCGCGCAAAGAAGAAGAGGTGGAGGCGCTGGTAGAGCAGATCGAAAGCCAGATCGGCCCCATCGAAGCATTCGTCTTCAACATCGGCGCCAATGTGCCCTGCAGCATTCTTGAGGAAACCGCACGCAAGTACTTCAAGATCTGGGAGATGGCCTGCTTCTCGGGTTTTCTCAATGCACGCGAAGTGGCCAAGCGCATGGCGATACGCCAACGTGGCACTATCCTGTTCACTGGCGCTACCGCCGGCATGCGTGGCGCAGCCGGATTCGCGGCCTTTGCCGGCGCCAAGCACGGGATTCGGGCGCTGGCCCAAAGCATGGCCCGCGAACTCGGCCCGATGAACATCCATGTCGCCCATGTTGTGGTCGACGGCGCCATCGATACCGATTTTATCCGTGACAACTTTCCGGAAAAATACGCTCAAAAGGATCAGGACGGCATCCTCAACCCGGCACACATCGCCGAGAACTACTGGTACCTGCACAGCCAGCCACGGGACGCCTGGACGTTCGAGCTGGACCTGCGCCCCTGGAGCGAACGCTGGTAA
- the rhtA gene encoding threonine/homoserine exporter RhtA codes for MIDQPRSLASTLFPVGLLLIAMASIQSGASLAKSMFPIVGAQGTTTLRLIFASVIMLLLLRPWRAKLTAKSLRTVIVYGMALGGMNFLFYMSLRTVPLGIAVALEFTGPLAVAIYASRRAIDFLWIGLAIIGLLLLIPTGATSAGIDLVGAGYALGAGVCWALYILFGQKAGADNGVTTAALGVMIAALFVAPIGIVHAGAALLTPSLIPVAIGVAILSTALPYTLEMVALTRMPARTFGTLMSIEPAFGALSGLLFLHEYLSLAQWLAISCIILASVGATLTMRGAPKPIVASD; via the coding sequence ATGATTGACCAGCCCCGCAGTCTCGCCTCGACCCTGTTTCCAGTCGGCCTGCTATTAATAGCAATGGCCTCCATCCAATCGGGGGCGTCCCTGGCCAAAAGCATGTTCCCCATTGTCGGCGCACAGGGGACCACGACATTAAGACTGATATTCGCCAGCGTCATCATGTTGCTGCTTCTACGTCCCTGGCGGGCAAAGCTTACCGCCAAGTCCTTACGCACAGTTATTGTCTACGGTATGGCATTAGGCGGGATGAACTTCCTCTTCTATATGTCCCTGAGGACAGTGCCCCTGGGAATCGCAGTCGCCCTGGAGTTTACTGGCCCCTTGGCGGTGGCCATCTATGCCTCGCGCCGGGCGATTGATTTCCTGTGGATTGGCCTCGCGATCATTGGCTTGCTGCTGCTTATACCAACGGGAGCTACCAGCGCCGGGATCGACCTTGTTGGCGCTGGATATGCGTTGGGCGCCGGTGTTTGCTGGGCCCTGTACATTCTGTTCGGACAAAAAGCCGGGGCAGACAACGGGGTGACGACTGCAGCACTGGGCGTGATGATTGCGGCTCTGTTCGTTGCACCTATCGGCATCGTGCACGCCGGCGCAGCCCTGTTGACGCCGTCATTGATTCCCGTCGCAATTGGCGTGGCTATTTTGTCCACCGCGCTCCCCTACACCCTCGAGATGGTCGCCCTCACCCGAATGCCCGCCCGCACCTTTGGCACGCTGATGAGCATCGAGCCCGCATTCGGCGCGCTCTCGGGCTTATTGTTCCTGCATGAATACCTGTCGCTGGCGCAGTGGCTGGCCATCAGTTGCATCATTCTGGCCTCGGTCGGTGCCACCCTGACCATGCGCGGAGCCCCCAAGCCTATCGTTGCTTCCGATTGA
- a CDS encoding 2-hydroxychromene-2-carboxylate isomerase has product MSKRVEFFFDLGSPTTYLAYTQLPNICEQTGSELIYQPMLLGGVFKATGNASPVTIPAKGRYMFQDLNRYAKRYGVPFKLNPHFPINTLMLMRAVTGMQLRHPERFLAFVDCLFRALWVDGQNLNDPATVAQVLTQEGFDPNEVLALTGDETVKNALKEKTEQAIQRGVFGAPSMFVDEQLYFGQDRLEFVVEALS; this is encoded by the coding sequence ATGAGCAAACGCGTAGAGTTTTTCTTCGACCTCGGCAGCCCCACCACTTACCTGGCATACACCCAACTGCCGAACATTTGCGAGCAAACCGGCAGTGAGTTGATCTATCAGCCGATGCTGCTGGGCGGGGTCTTCAAAGCCACTGGCAACGCCTCACCCGTGACCATTCCGGCCAAGGGGCGCTACATGTTCCAGGACCTGAATCGCTACGCAAAACGCTACGGCGTTCCGTTCAAGCTCAACCCGCACTTCCCGATCAACACGCTGATGCTCATGCGCGCCGTCACCGGCATGCAATTGCGTCACCCCGAACGCTTTCTGGCGTTTGTCGATTGTCTGTTTCGCGCACTTTGGGTCGACGGTCAAAACCTGAACGACCCGGCGACCGTTGCGCAGGTACTGACGCAAGAAGGCTTTGACCCTAATGAGGTGTTGGCACTGACGGGCGATGAAACCGTGAAAAACGCCCTCAAGGAAAAAACCGAGCAAGCCATACAACGTGGCGTATTTGGCGCACCTAGCATGTTTGTCGATGAACAGTTGTACTTCGGCCAGGATCGGCTGGAGTTTGTCGTGGAAGCATTGAGCTAG
- a CDS encoding antibiotic biosynthesis monooxygenase has translation MQSDEKNRSFTQLIEFEIEPHQQQGLVSALSAQTERLAQGYSGFLSASVQASDDGRRVLNYLQWQTREAGEAAFRDFENGKEDFWTLIRAYQAKGVTFGSFQVLRSIERSHDNALQCALVS, from the coding sequence ATGCAGTCGGACGAGAAAAATCGCAGCTTCACCCAATTGATCGAATTCGAGATCGAACCCCATCAGCAGCAGGGGCTGGTGTCGGCGTTATCCGCGCAGACCGAACGCCTGGCCCAAGGCTACAGCGGTTTTCTCAGCGCCAGTGTGCAGGCCAGTGATGATGGCCGACGCGTCCTCAACTACCTGCAATGGCAAACACGGGAAGCGGGGGAGGCGGCGTTCCGGGATTTCGAGAACGGCAAGGAGGACTTCTGGACGCTGATCCGCGCCTATCAGGCCAAAGGCGTCACGTTCGGTTCCTTCCAGGTGCTGCGCAGCATCGAACGCAGCCATGACAACGCGTTGCAGTGCGCCCTGGTGAGCTAA
- a CDS encoding PepSY domain-containing protein gives MSKKSRSKLWFLVHSWLALPIWFFVLIVCVTGTLAVVSQEIVWLANPEIRASKPSDEAQLLSYDQVVAAIKQAQPQLIVEQIVRPDESHFALDVDVAYPDGRSVTVYVNPYTGAIQGISPAFNFQAFTRALHGWWLVPFTNGYSWGWYLVSFLGLPLLASLVTGLVVYKRFWKGFLKPTLRFKHGARIFWGDFHRLSGIWSIWFIAVISVTGTWFLIEATLSDNQITISTAPILPVVARENVPVTADATPAPMIGLDEAVKIASQKIPGFDASFVSLPSNAYSHLGIGGRGWYPLMYQTADINPYNGDIAASRLLADRSALEFVTESMRPLHTGDFGGLWIKLIWFFFGLLLSMMVLSGLLIWTKRTALATANALKRSHKPARPVAAPAPAAVLQSEASEGSR, from the coding sequence ATGTCGAAGAAATCCCGTTCAAAGCTCTGGTTTCTGGTCCACAGTTGGTTGGCATTGCCCATTTGGTTCTTTGTGCTGATTGTGTGCGTCACCGGCACACTGGCGGTGGTCAGCCAGGAGATCGTCTGGCTGGCCAACCCCGAAATACGGGCGAGCAAACCGTCGGACGAGGCTCAACTGCTCAGTTATGACCAAGTGGTGGCTGCCATCAAGCAGGCACAACCGCAGCTCATCGTCGAGCAGATCGTACGTCCCGATGAATCGCACTTTGCCCTGGATGTCGACGTCGCCTATCCCGACGGGCGCTCGGTCACGGTCTACGTCAACCCGTACACCGGGGCGATTCAGGGGATCAGCCCGGCGTTCAACTTCCAGGCGTTCACCCGCGCCCTGCATGGCTGGTGGCTGGTGCCCTTCACCAATGGCTACAGTTGGGGTTGGTATTTGGTGTCGTTCCTCGGTTTGCCGTTGCTCGCCTCCCTGGTCACGGGGCTGGTGGTCTACAAGCGCTTCTGGAAAGGATTTCTCAAGCCGACCCTGCGTTTCAAGCACGGCGCACGCATTTTCTGGGGCGACTTCCATCGCCTGAGCGGCATCTGGTCGATCTGGTTCATCGCGGTGATTTCAGTCACCGGCACCTGGTTTTTGATCGAGGCCACGCTGTCGGATAACCAGATCACCATTTCCACCGCCCCTATCCTGCCGGTGGTTGCCCGCGAAAATGTGCCGGTGACTGCAGACGCCACCCCGGCGCCAATGATCGGCCTGGACGAAGCGGTGAAGATCGCGTCCCAGAAAATCCCCGGTTTCGACGCCAGTTTCGTCAGCCTGCCGAGTAACGCCTACAGCCACTTGGGCATTGGCGGGCGGGGCTGGTATCCATTGATGTACCAGACTGCCGACATCAACCCGTACAACGGCGACATCGCCGCCTCGCGCCTGCTGGCCGACCGTTCGGCGCTGGAGTTTGTGACCGAATCCATGCGTCCGCTGCACACCGGCGACTTCGGTGGATTGTGGATCAAGCTGATCTGGTTCTTCTTCGGGTTGCTGCTGAGCATGATGGTCCTCAGCGGCCTGCTGATCTGGACCAAGCGCACCGCACTGGCCACGGCCAATGCCCTCAAGCGCAGCCATAAACCCGCACGCCCTGTCGCCGCCCCTGCACCGGCGGCGGTATTGCAGTCTGAAGCTTCGGAGGGTTCGCGATGA
- the soxR gene encoding redox-sensitive transcriptional activator SoxR, with the protein MIDQEQVTKELTVGQLAQRSGVAVTALHFYESKGLIKSNRNQGNQRRYPREVLRRVALIKVAQRLGVPLAEIGEALKSLPDHRAPTAADWKHLSAQWSRDLDERINQLTRLRDKLNGCIGCGCLSMQACPLRNYGDVLGEQGPGPQLLEPHSAQP; encoded by the coding sequence ATGATCGATCAAGAGCAGGTCACCAAAGAACTGACCGTCGGCCAACTCGCTCAGCGCAGCGGTGTGGCCGTCACTGCCCTGCACTTCTATGAGTCCAAGGGGCTGATCAAAAGCAATCGCAACCAGGGCAACCAACGGCGTTACCCGCGAGAAGTCCTGCGGCGGGTGGCATTGATCAAGGTGGCTCAGCGGCTGGGTGTTCCACTGGCGGAGATCGGCGAGGCGCTCAAGTCGTTGCCGGATCATCGCGCGCCGACCGCCGCGGACTGGAAGCACCTGTCTGCGCAATGGAGTCGGGACCTGGATGAGCGGATCAATCAGTTGACCCGGCTGCGCGACAAACTCAACGGCTGCATTGGTTGCGGGTGTTTGTCGATGCAAGCCTGCCCGTTGCGCAATTATGGCGATGTGCTCGGTGAGCAAGGCCCGGGGCCGCAGTTACTGGAGCCGCATTCAGCTCAGCCCTGA
- a CDS encoding LysE family translocator has translation MTLSLDLLLGFALFALVTSITPGPNNTMLLASGVNFGFNRSIPHMLGITCGFFVLVVAVGFGLGAVFQAYPLLYTALRYVGAAYLLYLAWKIAHSGPVSESEQGQAKPISYLGAAAFQWVNPKAWIMAIGAISTYTPLQGYFTNVIVIAAVFAVINLPSVSVWVVCGSLLRNVLRDRRWLRVFNWGMALLLVASMYPMLHESFS, from the coding sequence ATGACCCTCTCGCTGGATTTGCTGTTGGGCTTTGCCCTGTTTGCTCTTGTCACCTCGATCACACCGGGCCCGAATAACACCATGTTGCTGGCCTCCGGCGTGAACTTTGGTTTTAACCGCTCCATCCCCCATATGCTGGGCATCACCTGCGGCTTCTTCGTCCTGGTGGTTGCGGTCGGGTTTGGCCTGGGCGCGGTGTTTCAAGCCTATCCGTTGCTCTACACCGCGTTGCGTTATGTCGGTGCGGCGTACTTGCTGTACCTGGCGTGGAAAATCGCCCACTCCGGCCCTGTCTCGGAATCTGAGCAAGGCCAGGCCAAACCCATCAGCTATCTGGGTGCCGCGGCGTTCCAATGGGTCAACCCCAAGGCCTGGATCATGGCCATCGGCGCCATCAGTACCTACACACCCTTGCAGGGCTACTTCACCAATGTGATCGTCATCGCCGCAGTCTTTGCCGTGATCAACCTGCCGAGCGTCAGCGTGTGGGTGGTTTGCGGCAGCCTGTTGCGCAATGTCCTGCGGGATCGGCGCTGGTTGCGGGTGTTCAACTGGGGCATGGCGCTGCTGTTGGTGGCTTCGATGTATCCGATGCTGCACGAAAGCTTCAGCTGA
- a CDS encoding TetR/AcrR family transcriptional regulator has product MRYSASHKLETKEKLLQSSAVSAKTQGFSTVGVDALMKAIGLSGGAFYSHFSSKDELFSSIVERELSQSLERLSGEGEQNRARLERCLQHYLSMAHVEHPESGCALPALGAEIARSSDQVREHAEHWICRLQQNWACILESESLAWAILSQCVGALVVARMLVSPDVQRSVLTASAKEIGRQIAGQNTE; this is encoded by the coding sequence ATGCGTTACTCAGCCAGTCACAAGTTGGAAACCAAAGAGAAGTTGCTGCAAAGCAGTGCGGTGTCGGCCAAGACCCAGGGGTTTTCCACTGTGGGCGTCGACGCATTGATGAAAGCGATTGGCCTGAGTGGCGGGGCTTTCTATAGCCATTTCTCATCCAAGGACGAATTGTTCAGTTCGATCGTCGAGCGAGAACTGAGCCAGAGCCTGGAGCGCTTGAGTGGTGAAGGGGAGCAGAACCGTGCGCGGCTTGAGCGCTGTCTACAGCATTACCTGAGCATGGCGCATGTCGAGCATCCCGAGTCGGGCTGCGCATTGCCGGCCTTGGGGGCTGAAATAGCCCGCTCCAGTGATCAGGTGCGCGAGCACGCCGAGCATTGGATCTGCCGACTGCAACAGAATTGGGCGTGCATCCTGGAAAGCGAAAGCCTGGCCTGGGCGATCCTGTCGCAATGTGTGGGTGCATTGGTGGTCGCGCGCATGCTTGTCAGTCCGGACGTCCAGCGCAGTGTACTGACCGCTAGTGCCAAAGAAATAGGCCGCCAGATCGCAGGTCAGAACACTGAGTAA
- a CDS encoding VOC family protein, whose amino-acid sequence MSVKPIPEGYHSITPYLGIQKAAEAIEFYKKAFGATETMRLAMPDGSIGHAELRIGDCAIMLGTPCDQGPLSNPDKSPAVGLHLYVKDVDAQYAQAIKAGASVVSEPKDQFYGDRSGTLKDPYGHVWFLASRKEDLTQEQIEKRAREMTHEG is encoded by the coding sequence ATGAGCGTCAAGCCCATCCCCGAGGGTTATCACAGCATCACGCCTTACCTGGGCATCCAGAAAGCCGCCGAGGCCATCGAGTTTTACAAAAAAGCCTTTGGCGCCACTGAAACCATGCGTCTGGCGATGCCCGACGGCAGCATCGGCCACGCCGAACTGCGGATCGGCGACTGCGCCATCATGCTGGGCACGCCGTGTGATCAAGGCCCGTTGAGCAATCCGGACAAATCACCTGCCGTCGGCCTGCACCTGTATGTGAAAGATGTCGACGCGCAATACGCCCAGGCGATCAAGGCTGGCGCCAGCGTGGTCTCCGAACCCAAGGATCAGTTCTACGGCGACCGCTCGGGCACCTTGAAAGATCCGTACGGTCATGTGTGGTTCCTGGCCAGCCGCAAGGAGGACCTGACCCAGGAGCAGATCGAAAAACGCGCCCGGGAGATGACCCACGAGGGATAA
- the mrdA gene encoding penicillin-binding protein 2, whose amino-acid sequence MPEAIPIKDHEKESRLVNKRLLACALFVVAITCALVVRMYVLQVLEYDYHSTISENNRVHVLPITPTRGLIYDRNGVVLADNRPSFNLTITRERANDVKGELDSLVSLLHLPTEDRTLFDKAMKQARHPFVPVTLFYELTEEQIAIVAVNEFRLPGIEVEPQFVRHYPLAAHFAHSIGYVGRINEKESKTLDSVEYRGTQSIGKTGIERFYESELHGHVGYEEVETNAQGRVLRVLKHTDPVPGKNIVLSLDVKLQAAAEDALGDRRGSVVALDPSTGEVLAMVSKPSFDPNLFVTGISFKEYAALHDSIDRPLFNRVLRGLYAPGSTIKPEVAIAGLDTGVVTASTRVFDPGYYQLPDFDHKYRNWNHSGDGWVEMDAAIMRSNDTYFYDLAHKLGIDRLHDYMAMFGLGEKVSLDMFEESAGLMPSQAWKRATRRQPWFPGETVILGIGQGYMQVTPLQLAQATALIANKGVWNRPHLARTVGDVAPVDPHPMPNILLKNPRDWEQVNHGMQMVMHDPRGIARAAAAGAQYRIAGKSGTAQVVAIKQGERYDRLKTRERNRDNALFVGFAPAEHPKIVISVMIENGEAGGRVAGPVVRQIMDAWLLDQDGHLKPQYASPTKLPGDPHV is encoded by the coding sequence ATGCCTGAAGCGATCCCGATCAAAGACCACGAGAAAGAGTCCCGGCTGGTCAATAAGCGGCTGCTGGCCTGCGCGCTATTCGTTGTCGCCATTACCTGCGCATTGGTCGTGCGTATGTATGTCCTGCAAGTGCTCGAGTACGACTACCACTCGACCATCTCTGAAAACAACCGTGTGCATGTCCTGCCCATCACGCCGACTCGTGGCCTGATTTATGACCGTAACGGTGTGGTCCTGGCGGACAATCGACCGAGTTTCAACCTCACCATCACCCGTGAGCGCGCCAATGACGTGAAGGGCGAGCTGGATTCTCTGGTCAGTCTTCTGCATTTGCCGACCGAGGACCGTACGCTGTTTGACAAGGCCATGAAGCAGGCGCGCCACCCGTTTGTGCCGGTCACATTGTTTTATGAGCTGACTGAAGAACAGATCGCCATCGTGGCTGTGAACGAGTTCCGCCTGCCAGGCATCGAAGTCGAGCCGCAATTTGTTCGGCATTACCCATTGGCCGCGCACTTTGCCCACTCGATTGGCTATGTAGGGCGGATCAATGAAAAAGAATCCAAGACGCTGGATTCAGTGGAGTACCGCGGCACTCAATCGATTGGCAAGACTGGCATCGAGCGCTTCTACGAGTCCGAACTGCATGGCCATGTAGGTTATGAAGAAGTCGAAACCAACGCCCAGGGACGCGTGTTGCGAGTGCTCAAGCACACCGATCCGGTTCCCGGAAAGAACATTGTATTGAGTCTCGACGTCAAACTTCAGGCAGCGGCTGAAGATGCGTTGGGTGATCGACGCGGTTCCGTGGTTGCGCTGGATCCATCGACCGGTGAAGTACTGGCGATGGTCAGCAAGCCGAGCTTTGACCCGAATCTGTTCGTTACCGGCATCAGCTTCAAGGAGTACGCGGCGCTTCACGACTCCATCGACCGACCGCTATTCAATCGGGTGCTGCGCGGGTTGTATGCGCCGGGCTCGACAATCAAGCCTGAAGTGGCCATTGCCGGACTCGACACGGGCGTGGTCACGGCTTCGACCCGGGTCTTTGATCCGGGTTATTACCAGTTGCCGGATTTCGATCACAAGTATCGCAACTGGAATCACAGTGGCGACGGTTGGGTCGAGATGGACGCTGCGATCATGCGTTCCAACGACACCTATTTTTATGACCTTGCGCACAAGCTGGGTATTGATCGCCTGCACGATTACATGGCGATGTTCGGACTGGGCGAAAAAGTCTCGCTGGACATGTTCGAAGAGTCGGCTGGACTGATGCCATCCCAGGCCTGGAAGCGCGCGACCCGTCGTCAGCCTTGGTTCCCCGGCGAGACGGTGATTCTCGGCATCGGTCAGGGCTACATGCAAGTCACCCCACTGCAACTGGCCCAAGCCACCGCGTTGATCGCCAATAAAGGCGTGTGGAATCGACCGCACCTGGCCAGGACAGTTGGCGATGTTGCGCCAGTGGACCCACATCCGATGCCCAATATCCTGCTGAAAAACCCGAGAGATTGGGAGCAGGTCAATCATGGGATGCAGATGGTCATGCACGATCCACGAGGCATTGCTCGCGCGGCTGCGGCCGGAGCGCAATACCGGATCGCCGGCAAGAGCGGCACCGCGCAGGTGGTCGCGATCAAGCAGGGTGAGCGTTATGACCGCTTGAAAACCCGAGAGCGTAACCGCGATAACGCCTTGTTTGTAGGGTTCGCCCCGGCCGAGCACCCGAAAATCGTCATCTCGGTCATGATCGAAAACGGCGAGGCGGGTGGCCGCGTCGCCGGGCCGGTGGTGCGACAGATCATGGACGCCTGGCTACTGGATCAGGACGGCCACCTGAAACCGCAATACGCCAGCCCCACCAAATTGCCGGGCGATCCCCACGTATAA